In one Fodinicola acaciae genomic region, the following are encoded:
- a CDS encoding MerR family transcriptional regulator, with amino-acid sequence MTNDTLMSIGDLARLARVPVRTIRFYCDEGVLPCVRSAGGHRKFESAAVEQLNLVRQLRSLGLGLAAITDVLVGERSVSDVVAAERATLDVELASLAWRRAALTAVETAGAERPARLELLAMVENSRAAHQVLVDFWRRQAIASFPVETVDDFVAMTVPEPPSDPTVGQVVAYAEMVSLAGDRSFLRQRLAHAQANRTAERALLAGISEACQLAEPYVVAGRAAGPGEPLDRFVDIHAAVLRERDTLSFRRWLSAHYAFERDPRIRRYWTLAGRVAGVAVFPGAMHSWLVDALEVATA; translated from the coding sequence GTGACCAATGACACGCTCATGAGCATCGGCGACCTCGCGCGGCTCGCCCGCGTGCCGGTCCGGACGATCCGTTTTTATTGCGACGAAGGTGTCCTGCCGTGCGTACGCAGCGCCGGCGGGCACCGCAAATTCGAAAGTGCGGCGGTCGAGCAGCTCAACCTCGTACGACAGCTGCGCTCGCTCGGGCTCGGATTGGCGGCGATCACCGACGTGCTGGTGGGAGAGCGCTCCGTCTCGGACGTCGTCGCCGCCGAACGGGCCACGCTCGACGTCGAGTTGGCGTCGCTGGCGTGGCGCCGGGCGGCGTTGACCGCGGTCGAGACCGCGGGTGCGGAGCGGCCAGCACGGCTAGAATTGCTTGCGATGGTGGAAAACAGCCGGGCGGCCCACCAGGTGCTGGTGGATTTCTGGCGGCGGCAGGCGATCGCGTCGTTTCCGGTGGAGACCGTGGACGATTTCGTTGCCATGACAGTGCCGGAGCCGCCGTCCGACCCGACGGTGGGTCAGGTCGTCGCGTACGCCGAGATGGTGAGCCTGGCCGGCGACCGGTCGTTTCTGCGGCAGCGGCTGGCGCATGCCCAGGCGAATCGGACAGCCGAACGTGCACTCCTCGCCGGGATCAGTGAGGCGTGCCAGTTGGCCGAACCGTACGTGGTGGCCGGGCGGGCGGCCGGGCCGGGGGAGCCGCTCGACCGGTTTGTCGACATCCACGCGGCGGTGCTGCGAGAGCGCGACACGCTGTCTTTTCGGCGGTGGTTGTCGGCGCACTACGCCTTCGAACGGGACCCGCGTATTCGTCGCTACTGGACGCTGGCCGGGCGGGTCGCAGGCGTCGCCGTCTTCCCCGGTGCGATGCACTCGTGGCTGGTCGACGCTCTGGAGGTGGCGACTGCATAG
- a CDS encoding maleylpyruvate isomerase family mycothiol-dependent enzyme, whose translation MKPNPATLRSEAQAFADAVRDGDPEAYVPTCPDWQLRVLVGHIGQAFRWSAGILRTRAAAAVPDPHDADPGPVTAWRSWIMDSADEFLAAYDRTRELVWTFLGNRSPEFWLRRMLHDTTVHRYDACLTTGAAYALTDHLAEDGVNERMELLSDPVAWKVLPALEKLRGEGETLQFQPESGIGWFVTRTPSGIAYERKHGSADATVVAPMPALHLLLAGRIPVDQAIVAGNRTLIEHWLSTTSL comes from the coding sequence ATGAAGCCGAACCCAGCCACCCTCCGCAGCGAAGCCCAGGCCTTTGCCGATGCCGTACGCGACGGCGATCCAGAAGCATACGTCCCGACCTGCCCCGACTGGCAGTTGCGCGTGCTCGTCGGCCACATCGGCCAGGCATTCCGCTGGTCCGCCGGCATTCTGCGCACCCGAGCCGCGGCCGCAGTCCCCGACCCGCATGACGCCGATCCGGGACCGGTCACCGCGTGGCGAAGCTGGATCATGGACAGCGCCGACGAGTTCCTTGCGGCCTACGACAGGACGCGAGAGCTGGTGTGGACCTTCCTCGGCAATCGCTCACCGGAATTCTGGCTCCGCCGGATGCTTCACGACACCACCGTGCACCGATATGACGCGTGCCTGACCACCGGAGCGGCGTACGCGCTCACCGATCACCTCGCCGAAGATGGAGTCAACGAGCGCATGGAGCTGTTGTCTGACCCAGTCGCGTGGAAGGTGCTGCCAGCACTGGAAAAGCTGCGTGGCGAAGGGGAAACTCTCCAGTTCCAACCGGAAAGCGGCATCGGCTGGTTCGTCACCCGTACGCCCAGCGGCATTGCGTACGAGCGAAAACACGGCTCCGCCGACGCCACTGTCGTCGCGCCGATGCCGGCCCTGCACCTGCTGCTGGCCGGCCGGATCCCAGTCGACCAAGCCATCGTCGCCGGCAACCGCACCCTTATCGAGCACTGGCTGTCGACGACTTCGCTGTGA
- a CDS encoding DUF6294 family protein: MLAGSLTLASPASAAHADRSISAKVMRANAKSLAVNEWTWTLPELHSGDCTMFGGATWTFRENGTADFRGTVTSSDDHDAWIQWIDVFDKNGAFMGNIVNTYPDTPDPTRFAKNLPDSSLQYAWYGYGHFNADWYWNIGHVQLHYHC; the protein is encoded by the coding sequence GTGCTGGCGGGAAGTCTCACGCTCGCCAGCCCGGCATCCGCCGCGCATGCCGACCGGTCCATCAGCGCCAAGGTGATGCGGGCCAACGCCAAGAGCCTGGCGGTCAACGAGTGGACCTGGACGCTGCCCGAGCTTCACTCCGGTGACTGCACGATGTTCGGCGGCGCGACCTGGACCTTCCGGGAGAACGGCACCGCGGACTTCCGGGGAACGGTTACGAGCAGCGACGATCACGACGCCTGGATCCAGTGGATCGACGTGTTCGACAAGAACGGCGCGTTCATGGGCAACATCGTCAACACCTATCCGGACACGCCCGACCCGACACGGTTCGCCAAGAACCTGCCGGACAGCAGCCTGCAGTATGCCTGGTATGGCTACGGGCACTTCAACGCCGACTGGTACTGGAACATCGGACACGTCCAGTTGCACTACCACTGCTAG
- the uvrA gene encoding excinuclease ABC subunit UvrA codes for MADQQQLSVHGAREHNLKNVSVDLPRDALIVFTGLSGSGKSSLAFDTIFAEGQRRYVESLSSYARQFLGQMDKPDVDFIEGLSPAVSIDQKSTNRNPRSTVGTITEVYDYLRLLFARAGEPHCPTCGELISKQTPQQIVDQILAGEEGARFQVLAPVVRARKGEYLDLFSSLQTQGFSRARVDGVVHQLTEPPKLKKQVKHTIEVVVDRLAVKSSSKRRLTDSVETALRLANGIVMIEFVDLDEDDPTRERTYSEKLACPNNHPLGVEELEPRSFSFNAPYGACPECSGIGTRKEVDPELLVPDPEQTIEGGAIQPWATGHNMEYFNRLLSGLGDALDFDLKTPWQELPAQAQKAILYGHETQVHVRYRNRYGRERSYWASFEGVVPFIERRHQETESDWSKERYEGYMRDVPCPVCKGARLKPEVLAVTIDGRNISEVCAMSIDECAVFLRSVKLNRRQKQIAERVLKEIHERLQFLLDVGLDYLSLDRPAGTLSGGEAQRIRLATQIGSGLVGVLYVLDEPSIGLHQRDNRRLIDTLVRLKNLGNTLIVVEHDEDTIRTADWVVDIGPGAGEHGGHVVVSGSVKDLLSSKESLTGAYLSGRAEIAVPPLRRVPDRNRTLVVKGAREHNLGGIDVEFPLGCFISVTGVSGSGKSTLVNDILYSVLANTINGARLVPGRHTRVTGLSNVDKVVGVDQSPIGRTPRSNPATYTGVFDNIRKLFAETTESKVRGYGPGRFSFNVKGGRCEACTGDGTIKIEMNFLPDVYVPCEVCRGARYNRETLEVHFKGKTIAEVLEMPIEEAAEFFSAVPAIRRYLKTLVDVGLGYVRLGQPAPTLSGGEAQRVKLASELQKRSTGRTVYVLDEPTTGLHFEDVRKLLGVLDRLVDAGNTVIVIEHNLDIIKSSDWVIDLGPEGGRNGGTVVAEGTPEEVSEVPESHTGRFLQHVLDPAPAPGRKAVTAARQPKARTVTAAAPKKTAKKAAPARKRQPAKK; via the coding sequence GTGGCCGACCAGCAGCAGCTCAGTGTTCATGGCGCGCGTGAGCACAACCTCAAGAACGTCAGCGTGGACCTGCCAAGGGACGCGCTGATCGTCTTCACCGGCCTGTCCGGGTCGGGGAAGTCCAGCCTGGCCTTCGACACGATTTTCGCCGAAGGCCAGCGGCGTTATGTCGAGTCGCTGTCGTCGTACGCGCGGCAGTTCCTCGGTCAGATGGACAAGCCGGACGTCGACTTCATCGAGGGCCTGTCGCCGGCGGTGTCGATCGACCAGAAGTCGACCAACCGCAACCCGCGGTCCACGGTCGGCACCATCACCGAGGTCTATGACTATCTCCGGCTGCTGTTCGCGCGCGCCGGCGAGCCGCACTGTCCGACCTGTGGCGAGCTGATCAGCAAGCAGACGCCGCAGCAGATCGTCGACCAGATCCTGGCCGGGGAGGAGGGCGCGCGGTTCCAGGTGCTGGCCCCGGTCGTACGTGCGCGTAAAGGCGAATATCTCGACCTGTTCTCCAGCCTGCAGACGCAGGGTTTCTCGCGCGCCAGGGTCGACGGAGTGGTGCACCAGCTGACCGAGCCGCCAAAACTGAAGAAGCAGGTCAAGCACACCATCGAGGTGGTGGTCGACCGGCTCGCGGTGAAGTCGAGCTCGAAGCGGCGGCTGACCGACTCGGTGGAGACCGCGCTGCGGCTGGCCAACGGCATCGTGATGATCGAGTTCGTCGACCTGGACGAGGACGACCCGACCCGCGAGCGGACGTATTCGGAGAAGCTGGCCTGCCCCAACAACCACCCGCTCGGCGTCGAGGAGCTGGAGCCGCGGTCGTTCTCCTTCAACGCGCCATACGGCGCCTGTCCGGAGTGCAGCGGCATCGGCACGCGCAAGGAGGTCGATCCCGAGCTGCTGGTGCCCGACCCCGAGCAGACCATCGAGGGTGGCGCGATCCAGCCGTGGGCCACCGGCCACAACATGGAGTATTTCAACCGTCTCCTGTCCGGCCTCGGCGACGCGCTCGACTTCGACCTGAAGACGCCGTGGCAGGAGCTGCCGGCGCAGGCCCAGAAGGCGATCCTGTACGGCCACGAGACGCAGGTGCACGTCCGCTATCGCAACCGCTACGGCCGCGAGCGGTCATACTGGGCCAGTTTCGAAGGTGTCGTGCCGTTCATCGAGCGGCGCCACCAGGAGACCGAGAGCGACTGGAGCAAGGAGCGCTACGAGGGTTACATGCGCGACGTGCCGTGTCCGGTCTGTAAGGGCGCACGGCTCAAGCCAGAGGTGCTCGCGGTGACGATCGACGGCCGCAACATCTCCGAGGTCTGCGCGATGTCGATCGACGAGTGCGCCGTTTTCCTCCGCTCCGTCAAGCTCAACCGGCGGCAGAAGCAGATCGCCGAGCGGGTGCTCAAGGAGATTCACGAGCGGCTGCAGTTCCTGCTCGACGTGGGCCTGGATTATCTGTCGCTGGACCGACCGGCCGGCACGCTGTCCGGCGGTGAGGCGCAGCGGATCCGGCTGGCCACCCAGATCGGTTCTGGCCTGGTCGGCGTCCTGTACGTGCTTGACGAGCCCTCGATCGGCCTGCACCAGCGCGACAACCGCCGGCTCATCGACACGCTCGTACGGTTGAAAAACCTCGGCAACACGCTGATCGTCGTCGAGCACGACGAAGACACCATCCGGACGGCCGACTGGGTCGTGGACATCGGTCCGGGTGCCGGCGAGCACGGCGGCCACGTGGTCGTGTCGGGTTCGGTGAAGGATCTGCTGTCCAGCAAGGAATCGCTGACCGGCGCTTATCTGTCCGGGCGCGCAGAGATCGCGGTGCCGCCGCTGCGCCGCGTGCCGGATCGCAACCGGACGCTGGTCGTGAAAGGCGCGCGCGAGCACAACCTCGGCGGCATCGACGTGGAGTTTCCGCTCGGTTGCTTCATCTCCGTCACCGGAGTGAGCGGTTCGGGCAAGTCGACGCTGGTCAACGACATCCTGTATTCGGTGCTGGCCAACACGATCAACGGTGCGCGGCTGGTGCCCGGCCGGCACACCAGGGTGACCGGTCTGTCCAATGTGGACAAGGTGGTCGGCGTCGACCAGTCGCCGATCGGGCGTACGCCGCGGTCCAACCCGGCGACGTACACCGGCGTCTTCGACAACATCCGCAAGCTGTTCGCCGAGACCACCGAGTCGAAGGTGCGCGGCTATGGTCCCGGCCGGTTTTCCTTCAACGTCAAGGGTGGCCGGTGCGAGGCGTGCACCGGTGACGGCACCATCAAGATCGAGATGAACTTCCTGCCGGACGTCTACGTGCCGTGCGAGGTCTGCCGCGGTGCGCGTTACAACCGCGAGACGCTGGAGGTGCATTTCAAAGGCAAGACCATCGCCGAAGTGCTGGAGATGCCGATCGAGGAGGCCGCCGAGTTCTTCTCCGCGGTGCCGGCGATCCGGCGCTATCTCAAGACCCTTGTCGACGTCGGCCTCGGTTACGTGCGGCTCGGCCAGCCGGCGCCGACCCTGTCCGGCGGCGAGGCGCAGCGCGTCAAACTGGCCTCTGAGCTGCAGAAACGCTCGACCGGACGGACCGTGTACGTGCTTGACGAGCCGACCACCGGCCTGCACTTCGAAGACGTACGCAAGCTGCTCGGCGTGCTCGACCGGCTGGTCGACGCCGGCAACACGGTGATCGTCATCGAGCACAACCTGGACATCATCAAGTCGTCCGACTGGGTCATCGACCTCGGTCCGGAGGGCGGTCGTAACGGCGGCACCGTGGTCGCCGAGGGCACGCCGGAGGAGGTGTCCGAGGTGCCGGAGAGCCACACTGGCCGGTTCCTGCAGCATGTGCTCGACCCGGCGCCGGCGCCGGGCCGCAAGGCGGTCACCGCGGCACGGCAGCCGAAGGCACGTACGGTCACCGCCGCAGCCCCGAAGAAGACCGCCAAGAAGGCCGCGCCGGCCCGAAAACGCCAACCCGCGAAGAAATAA
- a CDS encoding acyl-CoA dehydrogenase family protein, whose protein sequence is MDFAFDARTEELRGRLNEFMDSHVYPAEPIIEEQLEKRDNPWEQPPVIDELKQEARSRGLWNFFLPGEHGGAGLTNLQYAPLAEITGRSPELAPAALNCAAPDTGNMEVLSMFGTPAQKEQWLRPLLDGDIRSAFCMTEPDVASSDASNISTRIERDGDEYVINGRKWWSSGAMSPRCKIFIVMGKTDPAAHRHRQQSMILVPRDTPGVNIRRGMHVFGYTDGSHGGHAEIDFDNVRVPMDNIVSGEGDGFAIAQARLGPGRIHHAMRMIGMSERALEMMCQRVSSRVAFGKPIAEQGVVQDWIAEARIRIEQLRLLVLKTAWLMDTVGNKGAHTEIQAIKVAAPSVATWVIDRAIQAHGAAGVSQDFKLASLYAHARTLHLADGPDEVHKRSLAHRELRKYA, encoded by the coding sequence ATGGATTTCGCGTTCGACGCACGTACCGAGGAGCTGCGCGGCCGGCTGAACGAGTTCATGGACTCGCACGTCTATCCGGCCGAGCCGATCATCGAGGAGCAGCTGGAGAAACGGGACAATCCGTGGGAACAGCCACCGGTCATCGACGAGCTCAAGCAGGAGGCGCGCAGCCGCGGCCTGTGGAACTTCTTCCTCCCCGGTGAGCACGGCGGCGCCGGACTGACCAACCTCCAGTACGCCCCCCTGGCCGAGATCACCGGTCGCAGCCCGGAGCTGGCGCCGGCCGCACTCAACTGCGCAGCGCCCGACACCGGCAACATGGAAGTGCTGAGCATGTTCGGTACGCCGGCGCAGAAAGAGCAGTGGCTGCGGCCGTTGCTGGACGGCGACATCCGCTCGGCCTTCTGCATGACCGAGCCCGACGTCGCCTCCTCCGACGCCAGCAACATCAGTACGCGGATCGAACGCGACGGCGACGAGTACGTGATCAACGGCCGCAAGTGGTGGTCGTCCGGCGCGATGAGCCCGCGCTGCAAGATCTTCATCGTCATGGGCAAGACCGACCCGGCCGCGCACCGGCACCGCCAGCAGTCGATGATCCTGGTGCCGAGGGACACGCCGGGCGTGAACATCAGGCGCGGCATGCACGTTTTCGGCTACACGGACGGATCGCACGGCGGCCACGCCGAGATCGACTTCGACAACGTACGCGTGCCGATGGACAACATCGTCTCCGGCGAAGGTGACGGTTTCGCGATCGCGCAGGCGCGGCTCGGCCCCGGCCGCATCCACCACGCGATGCGGATGATCGGCATGTCCGAGCGCGCGCTGGAGATGATGTGCCAGCGGGTCAGCAGCCGCGTGGCCTTCGGCAAACCGATCGCCGAGCAAGGCGTTGTGCAGGACTGGATCGCCGAGGCGCGGATCCGCATCGAACAGCTGCGCCTGCTCGTACTGAAGACGGCCTGGCTGATGGACACCGTCGGCAACAAGGGCGCGCACACCGAGATCCAGGCGATCAAGGTGGCCGCTCCGTCGGTGGCGACCTGGGTGATCGACCGCGCCATCCAGGCACATGGCGCGGCCGGTGTCAGCCAGGATTTCAAACTGGCGTCGTTGTACGCGCACGCGCGCACGCTGCATCTCGCCGATGGCCCGGACGAGGTGCACAAGCGGTCGCTGGCGCACCGGGAGCTGCGCAAGTACGCCTGA
- a CDS encoding TetR/AcrR family transcriptional regulator, with the protein METSAVGLGHPERSLGSLSGVPGRLLEAATRLFAEKGFESTSVQEVVEAAGVTKGAMYHYFGSKDDLLYEIYHRVLSVQTERLEKLFAGDGSYAERIHAAAVDVVLTSIANLDDTVIFFRSMHMLGTEKQALVRAERRRYHERFRGMIEDGQRAGEFRADVPAELVVDYYFGAVHHLGFWYRRKGRLSARKVAEHYGDLLLASLRG; encoded by the coding sequence ATGGAGACGTCCGCGGTCGGACTCGGCCATCCCGAGCGCAGCCTCGGCAGCCTGAGCGGCGTGCCCGGCCGGTTGCTGGAGGCCGCCACCCGGCTGTTCGCCGAGAAGGGCTTCGAAAGCACCTCCGTGCAGGAGGTCGTTGAGGCCGCCGGCGTCACCAAAGGCGCGATGTATCACTACTTCGGCTCCAAGGACGACCTGCTCTACGAGATCTACCACCGCGTGCTGTCCGTGCAGACGGAGCGGCTGGAGAAGCTGTTCGCCGGCGATGGGTCGTACGCGGAACGCATCCACGCCGCCGCGGTCGACGTCGTGCTGACCAGCATCGCCAACCTCGACGACACGGTGATCTTCTTCCGGTCGATGCACATGCTCGGCACCGAGAAGCAGGCGCTCGTACGCGCCGAGCGGCGGCGCTATCACGAGCGGTTCCGCGGCATGATCGAGGACGGCCAGCGCGCCGGTGAGTTCCGCGCCGACGTGCCGGCTGAGCTGGTCGTCGACTACTACTTCGGCGCGGTGCACCACCTCGGCTTCTGGTATCGCCGCAAAGGCCGGCTGTCCGCGCGCAAGGTCGCCGAACATTACGGCGACCTGCTGCTGGCGAGCCTGCGCGGCTGA